The Moorena producens PAL-8-15-08-1 genomic interval TCAACAAGACCATCGAAGCCCACTCCTCAAATTAAATAGCTAGATAGTATTTAATTTGCTGTTAGTAACTGTATTACTAAATTATTTAATTAAGTGGTAGCAAGCACCCAGTAAAGTTTTGAATTTATTTCCTAAACCAACACTCCTAAACCAACAATTAGTCATTAGGGAATAACTGGTTATAAGCTGTCGTCCATTGAAACGACCTTGTCTTGATGGAGTTGCTCATGAGGGGTACCCCCTTTGGCCAACTGCATCGCTTCTGCCTTCTGCCTTCTGCCTTGCTGTGACGATCCGAGAATTTTTTGGTATTATCAGAAATCAGCCTTGGGTTTAATGATTTATTTGGTTTTGCTATAGCATCTCCATTTGATTTGTGAAAAAAGCACTTCATTTAAATCAAACTTTCAGTTAGTCTTGCCTTCACGAATCCGTTAGAAACGCTCTAGTTAACCCTCTAGTTAACCAAATAACCTTCAACCTTCAACCTTGGCCAATAGGCCACGCTACGCGAACAACCTACCCTTCACCGAACGCCAAAGGCGAACAACCAAATAACCTTCAACATTATTCAACCTTCAACCTTCAACCTTCAACCTGATTAAACCTTCAACCTGATTAAACCTTCAACCTGATTAAACCTCTACCTTTTCCTTATCAAACGTCATCGTCACCTGCTCCATCATCATTTTCGACTCCAACCACTGCTCAAACAACTCCGACATAATTTGAGTCCGCAACCCTTGATCCAACTCAGGTTTAATAATCTCTTCCACATAAACCAAACGCATTACACCACCCGCAAAAATTGGTTTCAGTAACTGCGGGGGAGTCGCCGCAAACACAGAAGCCGACACCTGCGGTAGAAGATCCTGGCGCTGCAGGATTCCACGATAGCCTCCAGTGCACCGTAACTCCTTATTCTCAATGTGTTGATGAGCCACATCAAAAAAACTCGTTTCCCCTTCCTGGATAGCGTAGAACAGTTCCATTGCCAAATCATCATCCTCTATTTCAACTTCATACATCACCACCTTTTCATAATCCCACGAGTTTTCATAGAAATAGGGTTCTACCTTATCCGCAAACATATGCTCCGCCAACTTCCCCGACAGCAAGTTGTAGCGAATCATTTCCTGATAATCCTCCAACGACAACCCATGGTAGCGCAGCCACTCCCAGGTCTGATCCGAACTCTGGAGGTCATTCAGAACCCGGTAGTTATCCGCCGCCTTCTGCAATTCCTCTTCTGTTGCTTCAATTCCGAAATCTGCCACCACCGATGTAATAATTTTGTGTTTGACAATCTTTTCCACCAGTTCGCGCATTTGACGGGATAGCTTCAGTTCCTGAATCAGATCGGTTTCGGTAATCGTAATAGGTTTAGACATAATTTACTCCGTAATTAGTAATTAGTACAGCGGTTTGCAATTCAGTTAGGTACAAAGTTCTGGATTTTTAGGGACTGAGGCCGTTGGCCACGCTACGCGAACGGAGCAGGGACTGAGGCCGTTGGCCACGCTACGCGAACGGAGCAGGGAAGAGAGAAGAGGGAAGAGGGATAACAATCCTGTGTACCTGATAGTTATGCAAACCGCCGTAATTAGTGATTAGTGATTATTAATTGGTATTGTATAGCTTGTTATTGGAAATGTAAACAGAGGATTGATATAAAAATTAAACATTAAATAGGCAACATTAAACAGGCAACAGGTAATAAAAAAAACTGTTTACCTCATTACTTTAATTGAGAAACACCCTTACAACCATTTCTATAGGATTAGCTTTTTTTGAGATTATTAAAATTCAACATCTCTAGCTTTATAGCATATTATAAAACTGGAAAGTTTTTGATAAAGATTCAGTAAAATATATTCATTAGCGAAAGAATTTAGGGAGTTAACCCCAACCCCAGTTGGCTACCTACTTGTCAGGGGTCATGACCTTACCCTTAGACCAAAAAAACGGTGGGTTTTGATAAAGATTAAGTAAATTCTAGGGAATCGGGAATCGGGAACAGGGAACAGGGAGCAGGGAGCAGGGAGCAGGGAGCAGGTAAGAGGTAACAGGCAAGAGGTAAGAGGTAAGAGGTAAGAGGCAAAAGGCAAAAGGCAAAAGGCAAGAGGCAAGAGGCAAGAGGCAAAAGGCAAGAGGCAAAAGGCAAGAGGCAAAAGGCAAGAGGCAAGAGGCAAGAGGCAAGAGTTAATCAAGTAGCGATGCATCGCTTCTCTATACCCCACACGCGGTCACCCACTAAGGCTAATAATGCGTAAGCATTCAGACGTTAGCTATTGGCCATTCGCCTAGGGTGGCCATTCGCCTAGGGTGGCCTTTGGCCAAGGCCAAAGGCTGATAGCTGAATGCTTACAATAATGCTGCTTGTCACCCCATAAGCTATATATATACCAGTCGCCAGGGCAGTTAGGACATGACAAAAGTCTCAAACCTAAGTAAGCGCAAGAGTTTGACTTCTGACTTCTGACTTCTGACTTCTGACTTCTGCTATAGCACTAGGCATTACGGTTAGGACATTGATCAAAGCTGAAAAGCTAATGCACGTCAACTTTTGCCTCTTGCCTCTTGCCTTGCACCTAGCGCTATAGCGTTTCTATTTGAGATGTAAATCTGTATGGTCTTTTTTTCTGGGAAAATAAAACTCCGGATCTCTTTTGCTTTTGCCTCTTGCCTGCCCCCCTTATTAAGGGGGGTTAGGGGGGATTCCTCTTGCCTTTTTCGGCAATTCGTGTGTTTACAACCCAGATACAAATGCTAAAGTCCTATTCCCCCCTTCTGCAATTGCTTAAACGGATCAAGAATCAAATCAATAATCCGACGCCGTCTAACAATTACCTCAGCAGAGGCAGTATCCCCTGGACGCAAAGGAATACACTTATTCCCTGAGTCAATGCAGTCTTTTTTCAGGGCAATGTTTAAGCTATACACCGCTATCCTCCCCTGAGGCGTATCGACCTCCTCTGTAGTGGGAGAAATGCTGATAATTTCCCCTGGTAGCACCCCATAATCTTGATAGGGATAAGCATCAAACTTCAACTTTACGGGTAGCCCAGTTTTCAAGGAACCGCTTTCCTGTGTTGTCATGTGGGCCTTGAGACTTAAGGAAGAATTCTCTGGGGCAATTTCTGCTACCATCATTGCTGGCTGCACCACTGAACCAGCACCAGAAATCGGCAAATCAAATATTGTCCCATTTACCGGAGATTTGATCACCCGTTGAGACAACTGAAACCTTAACCCTTCTATCTGACTTTTATTCTGAGCAATATCAGCCTCAAGTCTAGAAATTTCTGCCTCCATATTTTTAAAATTCTCCTCAGAGCGAAGTATAGCCAATTTCCCGGCTTCGACTAAACCCTGATAACTTTTCTGTTGCTCCCGTATACGCAATTGCGCCTGTTCAATCTCTGATTCGGTTTGGCGCAAGGTGCGCTCATAAGTACTTTCTCGCTCTGTTAACCGTAACTTCGCTTGCTCAAGGTCTGATCGGGTTTGTTGATACAACCGTTGCCGATCTTGAGCCATATCTTCCCGGTCTACCAACTGAATTTCAGAAACAATCCCCTCATTAAATGCATCTCTAAACCGTGCCACCTCCCGCTTCGCATTTTCCATGCGATTTTCCATTAGATTATAGGCCAGTTGACTATGATCTAGCAATTGCTTGGCCTGATTTAACTGAGCTAATTGTTCTGTTTTTTGTAAATTATAAGATTTCTTAAGGGCTCCTAAAGTTTGTCGCACTTGTTCAACCTGGGCCAACTTCTCCAACTGCTGGGCTTGATTTTGTTGCTCCTGAGTTTGAAGGGCGATAACTAACTGATTTTTCATCAGTTTTAACTGATTAAGCTGATTTTGTTGACCTTCCAATCGCTTCTGGGACTGCTGGATCTCAGTCTGGACTAAGTCCGATTCTAGTTCAACTAAATTCTGCCCAGTTTTTACGGATTCTCCTTCCTTTACATAAAGTTTAGCTACAGTTCCCATCACAGATGAATCTAAGCGAATCGTCTTATCTTGGGGTTCTAGTCGTCCCCTAGCACTTCCAGTTTCATCGATTTTAAAAAACATTGCCCAAGGAACAATGACACTAATACATATTACCAATAAATACAACAATCCTCTAGTCCAAGCTTGGGGAAGACTATCGAGAAGTTCTTTGGTAGCAAAAGACCAATCCTCCCTTGATTCATCTTTATTTAAATTCTCTACTTTGGGAGACATTAAATTTTGCTCAATCTGTTTAGCATCCTGGAGTTTAGTAGGCATTAACTCCTGTTCAATCTGTTTAGCATCCTGGAGTTTAGTCGCAGTTTTTCCATTCGATGAGTTAGTCATTTTTTATTTATTATTTGTAATTTTTTATATAGCAAAGGGAGTAGGGAGTAGGGAGTAGGGAGTAGGGAGTAGGGAGTAGGGAGCAGGGAGTCGAGAGTAGCGATGCAGGGCGGTCTTGGGGAGCCAGTGACAAATCGGCAAAATCACAACCGTTGCTAATCTAACTCCCTATCTCCCCATCTCCCTATCTCCCCATCTCCCCATCTCCCCATCTCCCCATCTCCCCATCTCCCCATCTCCCCACACTTCCCACACTCCCCCATCTCCCCATCTCCCCATCTCCCCACACTTCCCACACTCTCGACACAGGAATTACTGGGTTACAGTATGTTGTTGTTGGTTTAGGTAATAAAAATGTCCGCGCTTTTCCATCAATTCCCGATAAGTTCCACTCTCAATTAATATTCCTCTATCCATCACTAAAATTAAATCGGCATTGCGAATTGTTGATAAGCGATGAGCAATTACTAATGTCGTCCGTCCCTTTAAAATTGTATTTAAGTTTCGCTGAATAATTCGTTCTGATTCTGGATCTAAATGAGAGGTAGCTTCATCTAAAACCAACAATTTGGGATTGCCCATCAGTGCTCGTGCGATCGCAATCCGTTGTCGTTGCCCCCCGGACAACATTCCTCCCCCTTCCCCGATCTGAGTGTCATAGCCCATCGGCAATTGTTGAATAAACTCATGGGCTCCTGCTAATTGGCCCGCTTTCATTACCTGCTCTAAATCAGCGGAAGGATGACTGAGGCTAATATTTTCCTGAATGGTTCCCCCAAATAGGAAGGTATCTTGGTCTACCACTCCCATTTGCGATCGCAAGGACTGTGTCGTTATCGAGGTAATATCCAATCCATCAATCAACACCTTACCATCGGTAGGGGGATAAAACCCCAACACCAACTTAGAAATCGTCGTTTTCCCGGAACCACTGCGTCCGACTAGGGCTACCATTTGCCCAGGCTTGACCTCAAAACTAAGATTTTCCAGTACATTGATATCACTGTCATCGTGATAGCGAAAAGTGACATTTTCAAACCGAATATGACCCTGGAGTTGACCTAAGGTTACCTTATCTTGCTGCTGTAAATCCTCCTCCGGTTCGGCATCGAGGACATCATTAATCCGTTCCACAGAAATTAACACCTCCTGCAGCTTATTCCATACCACCGTCAGGCGTTGGAACGGAGACGTAAATTTCCCTAGCACCATATTAAAGGCTACCAACTGTCCAATGGTTAACTGGTCGTTAATCACCAGGGACGCCCCAAACCATAGCAAACCGGTACTCGTTACTGCTTCGAGGGTACCACTCACCATTTGCAGCTGAGTATTAAACACATGTCCAGAAAACCCAATCTTGATGGCTTTATTGAGCAACTCCTCCCAATGCCACCGCACTGTCTGTTCTACCGCCGAGGCTTTCACCGTCCTTACTCCAGACAGAGCTTCAATCAAATAACTATTCTGCTTAGTACTGGCATAGAAAATTTCCCGAGAAATCCGTCGTAAAAATGGTGCGGTCACCAATGCCAAGATCGAAAATGGTGGTACAATCACTAGCGCTACCAGTGCCATCTGCGAGTTGTAGGAAAACATCATGCCCCCATAGATAAAGACAGTGAGCAAATCCAGCAGAATCGACAAGGTCTCACCGGTCATGAACTGCTCAATCTTGCGGTTTTCCTGCACCCGTGATACGATATCTCCTACATAACGGGATTCAAAGTAACTCAAGGGCAATCGGAAGGTATGGCGAATAAACCCCACTATCAGCGCCAAATCAATCCTTTTCGCCGTGTGAACCAGCAGATACTGCCGCAACCCTGTCATCGCCACCCGGAAGAAGCTAAACAACAGTAATCCCAGTACTACTGTTGTTAAGGTTACCTGTGAGCGCTGCACCACCACCCGGTCTAGAATCAACTGGGTGAAGATGGGCGTAACCAATCCAAACAGCTGGAGAAATATTGACGCTATCAAGATTTCCACCAGCATCACCCAATGAGGCTTAATTAACTCAAAAAACTGCCAGACAGATGTAGAGGACGCCTTAGTATCCTTAAACTTTAGGGTTGGTTCCAGTAGCAGGGCATAACCGCTCCAATCCTGATTAAACTCGCGATGGGTGAGGGTGCGTTGCTCAAGAGCTGGGTCACATACCACCACATGGGTTTTAGTAATCTCATAGACAACAATAAAATGTTTCCCCTCCCAGTGAACAATTGCTGGTAACTTCTGCTTCGCCAACTCATCGAAACTAGCTTGCACCGGACGAGTGGAAAAGCCAACACTTTCCGCAGCAAAGCACAGTCCTCGCAGGGATGCTCCATCCCGGTTGACATTGGCCAACTTCCGCAAGCGATTTAAACTAAACTGCTTGCCCCAGTAGCGAGACACCATCACCAAACAGGCTGCACCACAATCGCTAGCACTCTGTTGAGCATAAAATGGATAGCGCCTACTTACCCGTTGAAACCAATGTCCCACACGCTGAGCAGGATGAGGGAAGAAAGCTTTCTTGATTTTTTTCTGGGACTTGGTTTTTTGAGGGGATCCAGAGGTGAGGGGAGTGGCGGAGTGAGCGGAGGTAGGATTTTGCGTTCCCGTAGCGGCTCTTTCAGAGGATCGCATTTGGCACTGGGAGTCTCGCAATTGTGCTGTATTCCACAAATGGTCTCGGATTTGGGGATAGCGATCCATCAGAGCCAACACCACATCCGCTGGTAAAAAGCACAGCTTCAAATTCACTGAAGCTCTAGCCAAATAAGGCTCCAAGTCAACTTCTGGGAACAAGGTTAATTCGCCAAAAGACTCCTCAGTTTCCAAGGTAGTGATTAATTCACCTGCCCCATTGAGTAGTCTCACCTTACCAGCGATAATGATATAGATCCCAGCATTACTATTAGCATTACTATTGGCATTACTATTGGCATTACTAGTTCCTGCGTGCCAAAACTTGCCCACCTTAGGCTCTTTGAATTGACATCGTTTTAGGACGCGCTGGAATTCTGATGGAGACAGAGAATATCCCAGAGTCTTGCTCAATTGTTGAGGAGAAATTATTGGAGCAGATGAACTTTTAACCATTGGTACTCAGGGTTATCCTATTTGTGTAAGAGAGCATAATCGGTGAAGAATCAGGGAGAACAGCCGATTGCAAGTCATGAATCATAATGCTAACCCCACTCATCCCATTCTCAGTCGTCTTTGACTGAGCCTTACTGGATTTTCTCGGTCGAGTGGACAATCCCATCTCTTTGAGCAACCGATTCACATGGCGAGGGGTAATTTCAACCCCCAATTCCTTAGCCAAATGCTTACTCAACCAATGAGCTGTCCAGCGCCGAAATGAATAGCCACAGTCCCTAGGACTCTGTTTTACCAGTTCCTGTAACCGTTCAAGATATTGCTCATTAACCGCCTTAGGGCGACCAATGGGATTATCCTGCCAATTGAGTGCTTGACCAGTCCGAGCCATCAGGATCCAATGCCTAGCTGTCGCTGGGCAACAGCCTAAGGCTTGGCGAATTTCAGCTTGAGATTTCCCCTGATCCGCCAGCAGCATAATTTGAATACGCTGACGGTATTTTTCTGATATATCCAATTCCAAACTTTTTTGCAGAAGTTTTTGTTGAAATGGGGTTAAATATCTCCCTGTAGTACTACCTGCACCCTTTTGGTCAGCTCGTAATTTATCTCGTAATTGATGTCCTAAGATAGCCATAACTAATGGGTCTGTTGATTATCGCTTCATCCTCAAGTTGACTCGGTCATAGTTTGCCACTTAAAGCTTCTATTTTTGATTGGCAAACTAAATTAATTGATAATTTAAGCTGTGTTAATTGCTTTGGTTGCGGATTATTTTGCTAAGTAATTAGTCTACATGATTAGTTTAAAATTAGTCTACATATTTTTTTTTATAACTGCTAAACTTTATGAACAATTCATGAATTTATAGGAACTATTTTGATGACCGTTAGATAGGCTACTTGGATCTACAAATAACAGAAAAAACCGCTATTTTTATATAAAAATCATGTTAATCTTGAGGAAGATTCTGTGAAGTTAAACTGAAAACTGCTCAAAATCAACGGATAATATTATTTTTTTTTAATAAACCTCAGCCATTTGTCTTAAAACCATCAGCTAAATTACTGAAAATAGTGATGTATCCCGGGCGCGGGGGTGTGGGTCGAGAGGGGGGAGTGTGGGAAGTGTGGGAAGTGTGGGGAGATAGGAAAGTGTGGGCAGATGGGGCAGTGGGCAGTGGGCAGATGGGGGAGAGGGGCATTGTAAATTACCCCAAAACTGAGTTTTATTAAGTTTTGTATAC includes:
- a CDS encoding peptidylprolyl isomerase; translation: MSKPITITETDLIQELKLSRQMRELVEKIVKHKIITSVVADFGIEATEEELQKAADNYRVLNDLQSSDQTWEWLRYHGLSLEDYQEMIRYNLLSGKLAEHMFADKVEPYFYENSWDYEKVVMYEVEIEDDDLAMELFYAIQEGETSFFDVAHQHIENKELRCTGGYRGILQRQDLLPQVSASVFAATPPQLLKPIFAGGVMRLVYVEEIIKPELDQGLRTQIMSELFEQWLESKMMMEQVTMTFDKEKVEV
- a CDS encoding HlyD family efflux transporter periplasmic adaptor subunit → MTNSSNGKTATKLQDAKQIEQELMPTKLQDAKQIEQNLMSPKVENLNKDESREDWSFATKELLDSLPQAWTRGLLYLLVICISVIVPWAMFFKIDETGSARGRLEPQDKTIRLDSSVMGTVAKLYVKEGESVKTGQNLVELESDLVQTEIQQSQKRLEGQQNQLNQLKLMKNQLVIALQTQEQQNQAQQLEKLAQVEQVRQTLGALKKSYNLQKTEQLAQLNQAKQLLDHSQLAYNLMENRMENAKREVARFRDAFNEGIVSEIQLVDREDMAQDRQRLYQQTRSDLEQAKLRLTERESTYERTLRQTESEIEQAQLRIREQQKSYQGLVEAGKLAILRSEENFKNMEAEISRLEADIAQNKSQIEGLRFQLSQRVIKSPVNGTIFDLPISGAGSVVQPAMMVAEIAPENSSLSLKAHMTTQESGSLKTGLPVKLKFDAYPYQDYGVLPGEIISISPTTEEVDTPQGRIAVYSLNIALKKDCIDSGNKCIPLRPGDTASAEVIVRRRRIIDLILDPFKQLQKGGIGL
- a CDS encoding peptidase domain-containing ABC transporter; its protein translation is MVKSSSAPIISPQQLSKTLGYSLSPSEFQRVLKRCQFKEPKVGKFWHAGTSNANSNANSNANSNAGIYIIIAGKVRLLNGAGELITTLETEESFGELTLFPEVDLEPYLARASVNLKLCFLPADVVLALMDRYPQIRDHLWNTAQLRDSQCQMRSSERAATGTQNPTSAHSATPLTSGSPQKTKSQKKIKKAFFPHPAQRVGHWFQRVSRRYPFYAQQSASDCGAACLVMVSRYWGKQFSLNRLRKLANVNRDGASLRGLCFAAESVGFSTRPVQASFDELAKQKLPAIVHWEGKHFIVVYEITKTHVVVCDPALEQRTLTHREFNQDWSGYALLLEPTLKFKDTKASSTSVWQFFELIKPHWVMLVEILIASIFLQLFGLVTPIFTQLILDRVVVQRSQVTLTTVVLGLLLFSFFRVAMTGLRQYLLVHTAKRIDLALIVGFIRHTFRLPLSYFESRYVGDIVSRVQENRKIEQFMTGETLSILLDLLTVFIYGGMMFSYNSQMALVALVIVPPFSILALVTAPFLRRISREIFYASTKQNSYLIEALSGVRTVKASAVEQTVRWHWEELLNKAIKIGFSGHVFNTQLQMVSGTLEAVTSTGLLWFGASLVINDQLTIGQLVAFNMVLGKFTSPFQRLTVVWNKLQEVLISVERINDVLDAEPEEDLQQQDKVTLGQLQGHIRFENVTFRYHDDSDINVLENLSFEVKPGQMVALVGRSGSGKTTISKLVLGFYPPTDGKVLIDGLDITSITTQSLRSQMGVVDQDTFLFGGTIQENISLSHPSADLEQVMKAGQLAGAHEFIQQLPMGYDTQIGEGGGMLSGGQRQRIAIARALMGNPKLLVLDEATSHLDPESERIIQRNLNTILKGRTTLVIAHRLSTIRNADLILVMDRGILIESGTYRELMEKRGHFYYLNQQQHTVTQ
- a CDS encoding helix-turn-helix domain-containing protein; the encoded protein is MAILGHQLRDKLRADQKGAGSTTGRYLTPFQQKLLQKSLELDISEKYRQRIQIMLLADQGKSQAEIRQALGCCPATARHWILMARTGQALNWQDNPIGRPKAVNEQYLERLQELVKQSPRDCGYSFRRWTAHWLSKHLAKELGVEITPRHVNRLLKEMGLSTRPRKSSKAQSKTTENGMSGVSIMIHDLQSAVLPDSSPIMLSYTNRITLSTNG